ATGCGCCGATGGCTGTCGGTCTCGACCGTGGAGCCGCTCTTGCTGGACACCACCACGATGGTGCGGTCCAGCCGGTCCGCCAGAGCCCGCCGCACCTGCCCCGGGTCGGTCGTGTCGAGCACGGTCAGCGGCACGTCGGCCGAGGCGCAGATGACCTCAGGCGCCAGCGAGGACCCCCCCATGCCGGCCAGCACGACGTGCTCCAGGCCCGCGGCGCGAGCCCGCTCGACCAGCTCGCCGATCTGCGGCAGCAGCTCGCGCGAGGTGGTGGGAAGGTCCAGCCAGCCCAGCCGGATCGCGGCCTCGCTCTGCGCCTCGGCACCCCACAACGTCGCGTCCCCGTCGGCGAGCGCCCGCGGGACGCCTTCCTCCACGAGTCTCCGCGCGGCCTCGGCGGCCGCGTCGGCCACCGAATCGTCACCGAACGTTACCGACATGTTCATCCTTACGTAGTCATCGTCACGCGTGTCCCCGAGCCCCGGAACAGGCCCTGCCCGCCGCCACCGGCCTTACCCGGATGAACGGGGGCCGGTGGCACGCGGGCGGACCGGTGGCGCGCTCGCGGGCGAGGTGAGCGCGCCGGATCGTCAGACGGCCTTGCGCAGCTCCGACTCGACCGTGGCGAGCAGTTCGTTCCAGGAGGCGATGAACTTGTCCACGCCTTCGTCCTCCAGGACCTTCACCACGTCGTCGTAGTCGATGCCGGCCTGCTTGAGGGCCGCCATGGTGTTCCACGCGTCCTCGTAGAAGGGCCGCACGGTGTCGCCGTCGATCTTGCCATGGTCGGCCACCGCGTCGAGGGTCTTCTCCGGCATGGTGTTGACCGTGCCGGAGGTGACGAGCTGGTCGACGTACAGCGTGTCGGGGTAGTCGGGGTTCTTCGTGCCGGTGGAGGCCCACAGGGGACGCTGCGGCCGGGCCCCGGCCGCCTTGAGCGCCTGCCAGCGCTCACCGGAGATGACCTCCTCGTACGCCGCGTAGGCGAGACGCGCGTTGGCGACGGCGGCCTTGCCGCGGAGCGCGAGGGCCTCGGGGCCGCCGATCTTCTCCAGGCGCTTGTCGATCTCGGTGTCGAAGCGGCTCACGAAGAACGACGCCACCGACTCGATCGTGGATATGTCCAGGCCGGCGGCCTGGGCCTTCTCCAGCCCTTCCAGCCAGGCCTCCAGCACCGCGCGGTACCGCTCGAGGGAGAAGATCAGCGTGACGTTGACGCTGATGCCCTCGGCCAGCACCTGGGTGATGGCGGGAAGCCCCTCGACCGTCGCGGGGATCTTGATGTAGAGGTTGGGCCGGTCGACCAGCCACCACAGCGCACGCGCCTCGGCGATGGTCTTCTCGGTGTCCAGCGCCATGCGCGGGTCCACCTCGATGGACACCCGGCCGTCCACGCCGCCGCTGGCGTCGAACGCCGGACGCAGTACGTCGGCGGCCCAGCGGATGTCGTACGTCGTGATCGCGCGGGCCGCCTCGGCGACGTCCACCCCGCGGGTCGCGAGGTCGCGCGTCTGACCGTCGTAGGCCTCGCCCTTGCTCAGCGCCG
The window above is part of the Sphaerisporangium rubeum genome. Proteins encoded here:
- the tal gene encoding transaldolase gives rise to the protein MSENLKRLSDQGVSIWLDDISRERLRSGNLEALIRDKQVVGVTSNPTIFASALSKGEAYDGQTRDLATRGVDVAEAARAITTYDIRWAADVLRPAFDASGGVDGRVSIEVDPRMALDTEKTIAEARALWWLVDRPNLYIKIPATVEGLPAITQVLAEGISVNVTLIFSLERYRAVLEAWLEGLEKAQAAGLDISTIESVASFFVSRFDTEIDKRLEKIGGPEALALRGKAAVANARLAYAAYEEVISGERWQALKAAGARPQRPLWASTGTKNPDYPDTLYVDQLVTSGTVNTMPEKTLDAVADHGKIDGDTVRPFYEDAWNTMAALKQAGIDYDDVVKVLEDEGVDKFIASWNELLATVESELRKAV